The Vibrio nitrifigilis genome window below encodes:
- a CDS encoding adenosylhomocysteinase — protein MYKDFTAELNWTTLHMKRTAAAVAALPDLYGIRLACNMHLDLKMIPLVEGLINKGAQIYLTTCNPTTVQDDVVQYLVSKGAQAYAWRDMSDDEWSRSFDLALEWLPTHLCEMGADLTTRLHERFLGSEVEASVKASLEATGSGISRLGDVEPSYPIFNWDDLPVKEGLHNRHMVGLTAWHTFFQTTHLTLHEKVVIVIGYGLVGQGTAEAAKAYGGQVKIVETNPARALQAQYDGWQVISMAQATDEGDVFATATGANNVLSAEHLANMKDGVFVLNVGHVAKEIDVAFLQENATHQQPMPFINAYQLYDKTIYLLANGSMFNLTAGFGDSLNAFDVTLAVMAGGIGHIVGQGSQHAAGLYLLPESAWMSVL, from the coding sequence ATGTACAAGGATTTTACTGCTGAGCTTAACTGGACCACGTTACATATGAAGCGCACTGCTGCTGCGGTGGCTGCTTTACCTGATCTGTATGGTATTCGTTTAGCCTGCAATATGCATTTAGATTTAAAAATGATTCCACTCGTTGAAGGGCTGATTAATAAAGGGGCTCAGATCTACCTAACGACATGTAATCCAACCACAGTCCAAGATGATGTAGTGCAATACCTTGTCAGTAAAGGTGCGCAAGCATACGCTTGGCGTGATATGAGCGATGATGAATGGTCGCGCTCATTTGACTTAGCGTTGGAATGGTTACCGACTCACTTGTGTGAAATGGGGGCTGATCTAACCACTCGTTTGCATGAGCGTTTTCTTGGAAGTGAAGTAGAGGCGTCGGTTAAAGCCAGTTTGGAAGCGACAGGCTCAGGGATTAGCCGTCTTGGCGATGTTGAACCTAGTTATCCCATCTTTAATTGGGACGATTTACCCGTAAAAGAAGGGCTGCATAATCGCCATATGGTCGGCTTAACGGCTTGGCATACATTCTTTCAAACCACCCACTTAACCTTGCATGAAAAAGTGGTGATTGTCATTGGCTATGGGCTAGTCGGGCAGGGGACTGCGGAGGCGGCTAAGGCATACGGTGGTCAGGTCAAAATCGTTGAGACCAATCCAGCCCGTGCTCTGCAAGCTCAATATGATGGATGGCAGGTGATCTCCATGGCGCAAGCAACTGACGAAGGCGATGTGTTTGCTACGGCAACCGGAGCCAATAATGTGCTGAGTGCAGAGCATCTTGCCAATATGAAAGATGGTGTGTTTGTTCTGAACGTTGGACATGTTGCTAAAGAAATTGATGTCGCATTTTTGCAAGAAAATGCCACGCATCAACAACCAATGCCATTTATCAATGCATATCAGCTCTATGACAAAACCATTTATCTGTTAGCTAATGGATCGATGTTTAATTTGACGGCGGGTTTTGGTGATAGCCTAAATGCGTTTGATGTGACGTTAGCAGTCATGGCTGGTGGTATTGGCCATATTGTCGGCCAAGGATCGCAACATGCGGCAGGGCTGTACTTATTGCCAGAGTCGGCATGGATGTCGGTGCTATAA
- a CDS encoding HoxN/HupN/NixA family nickel/cobalt transporter produces MTISLKSRSTHLLVGLAALNVFIWLWAFISFQGHSILLGSALLAWTYGLRHAVDADHIAAIDNVTRKMMQQGKEPISVGAFFSLGHSTIVILAAALVGIAASQFSHKLDWFQSVGGTIGTSVSALFLLILAIINGFICRDVWQQYQQVKQGKSLDQDAAIGGGLMTCLYRRLFRFINHSWQMYLVGFLFGLGFDTATEVGLLAISATGSSNGLTLSSIMVFPALFAAGMALIDSADNIVMVKAYSWAFEQPFRKLYYNLTITASSLVIALFIGGFEAMGLLADKLGTDSVFSHWIGTVNDHLGNVGFWIVGLMLACWLISLLNYRLRGYHKMPIGTI; encoded by the coding sequence GTGACTATTTCGCTCAAATCTCGTTCCACCCACTTATTAGTCGGGCTTGCGGCACTCAATGTTTTTATTTGGCTGTGGGCATTTATTTCCTTTCAAGGTCACTCCATCTTACTTGGGAGTGCATTGCTTGCATGGACTTACGGCTTACGCCACGCGGTCGATGCAGATCATATTGCTGCCATAGACAATGTGACACGAAAAATGATGCAACAAGGAAAAGAACCGATTAGTGTCGGTGCATTTTTCTCTCTAGGTCACTCCACTATTGTGATTTTAGCTGCAGCTTTAGTTGGCATCGCCGCCAGCCAATTTAGCCATAAACTTGATTGGTTTCAATCAGTTGGAGGCACCATTGGCACATCAGTATCGGCACTTTTTCTGTTAATACTGGCTATTATCAATGGCTTTATTTGTCGTGACGTGTGGCAGCAATATCAGCAAGTTAAGCAAGGTAAATCGCTCGACCAAGACGCGGCGATCGGCGGAGGGTTAATGACGTGTTTATACCGCCGCCTATTTCGCTTCATTAATCACAGTTGGCAAATGTATCTGGTTGGTTTTTTATTTGGCTTGGGTTTTGATACCGCGACCGAAGTCGGTTTACTTGCCATTTCCGCCACAGGTTCTTCCAATGGGTTAACGCTAAGTTCGATTATGGTCTTCCCCGCCCTATTTGCAGCGGGAATGGCACTCATCGATTCAGCAGATAACATCGTTATGGTCAAAGCCTATTCATGGGCGTTTGAGCAACCTTTTCGTAAGCTCTATTACAACCTAACTATCACCGCATCGTCTCTTGTTATCGCTCTCTTCATTGGTGGATTTGAAGCCATGGGATTATTGGCCGATAAATTAGGCACTGATTCGGTATTTAGCCATTGGATTGGAACCGTCAATGACCATTTAGGGAACGTAGGCTTTTGGATTGTCGGCCTAATGCTCGCCTGCTGGTTAATCTCATTACTCAATTACCGCTTACGCGGCTACCATAAGATGCCTATCGGTACGATTTAA
- the nikR gene encoding nickel-responsive transcriptional regulator NikR, which produces MTQQADKPSSSVSRISVSMDPEVLNELDDMVELRGYSSRSQAISDMVNQQLIEQKAQLGTNVMVGTITLFYDRNTRGLQKRLSDLQFEHIDEVISSLHVHLTEDKIMEVILVQGPANTLQDIIDKFSILKGVISAKLQLMAEATAILPPLHSK; this is translated from the coding sequence ATGACACAACAGGCCGATAAGCCCTCTAGTTCTGTAAGTCGCATCAGTGTCTCTATGGACCCTGAGGTGTTGAACGAACTAGATGATATGGTGGAACTAAGAGGTTACAGCAGCCGCTCCCAAGCCATCAGCGACATGGTCAATCAGCAATTGATTGAACAAAAAGCTCAGCTCGGCACCAATGTCATGGTTGGAACGATTACCCTTTTTTATGATCGCAATACACGTGGATTACAAAAGCGCTTGAGTGATCTGCAGTTCGAACACATTGATGAGGTGATCAGCTCATTACACGTGCATCTAACTGAAGATAAAATCATGGAAGTGATTTTGGTTCAGGGGCCAGCGAATACTCTGCAAGACATCATCGATAAATTTTCGATCTTAAAAGGCGTGATATCCGCCAAACTGCAATTGATGGCTGAGGCAACGGCAATCTTGCCTCCCCTACACAGCAAATAA
- the glnT gene encoding type III glutamate--ammonia ligase — translation MYTAEQITTIQNDLKQKGVKYCIGAYVDIHGVQKGKVVPIDHLPQMMKGSERYTGYALDGLGQAPNDEELVSIPDLSKIIQLPWEPKLAWMPADLHFQDKPYELSTRVALKRQLAAAKELGFGMNLGIECEIYLLDRDEQTGKVSVPVKRDNLTKPCYDIQGFVDNFSWLDKVASTINDLGWDLYSFDHEDANGQFEFDFKYADALETCDRLTFFRFMAKHFADGEGLVATMMPKPFADKTGNGAHFNMSLYDIETKENLFECDPADDPRGLGLTPLGYHFIGGILKHGRALCAAFAPTVNSYKRLVRRGEMATFSWAPVFNSYGSNNRTNSVRVPFKGGRCESRNADGAVNPYLACSLALAAGLEGIREQIDPGHPNEDNLYEINDTERRDRGIEFLPHTLQDAVEAFATDPLVEETLGTELKQEFIRYKTLEWEAYHLTISEWERERYMDMF, via the coding sequence ATGTACACAGCAGAACAGATCACCACAATACAAAACGACCTCAAACAGAAAGGTGTGAAGTATTGTATTGGCGCTTATGTCGATATTCACGGCGTCCAAAAAGGTAAAGTCGTGCCTATTGACCACCTTCCACAAATGATGAAAGGCTCCGAACGTTACACGGGCTACGCGCTCGATGGGCTTGGGCAAGCACCAAACGATGAAGAGCTGGTCTCCATTCCTGATCTCAGCAAAATCATTCAGTTGCCATGGGAACCTAAATTGGCTTGGATGCCTGCCGATCTGCATTTTCAAGATAAGCCGTATGAACTGAGTACCCGTGTTGCGCTCAAACGTCAACTTGCGGCCGCCAAAGAACTTGGCTTTGGCATGAACCTAGGTATTGAATGTGAAATTTACTTACTTGATCGTGATGAGCAGACTGGCAAAGTGTCTGTCCCTGTTAAGCGCGATAATCTCACCAAACCTTGTTATGACATTCAAGGCTTTGTTGATAATTTCTCATGGCTCGATAAAGTGGCTTCCACCATCAACGATTTGGGTTGGGACCTGTATTCGTTCGATCATGAAGACGCCAACGGTCAATTTGAATTCGATTTTAAATACGCCGATGCACTAGAAACCTGTGATCGCTTAACCTTCTTCCGTTTTATGGCAAAACATTTTGCCGATGGTGAAGGCTTGGTTGCAACCATGATGCCAAAACCCTTTGCGGATAAAACCGGTAATGGCGCTCACTTCAATATGTCTCTCTATGATATTGAAACCAAAGAAAACCTATTTGAGTGTGACCCAGCCGATGATCCTCGTGGTTTAGGCCTAACACCGCTGGGCTATCACTTCATTGGTGGCATATTGAAACACGGCCGCGCCCTGTGTGCTGCTTTTGCTCCCACCGTCAACAGCTATAAGCGCTTGGTTCGTCGCGGTGAAATGGCAACATTTTCTTGGGCTCCTGTATTTAACTCCTACGGTTCTAATAACCGCACTAACTCAGTGCGCGTGCCATTTAAAGGCGGCCGCTGTGAATCGCGCAACGCAGATGGTGCGGTTAACCCTTACCTAGCATGTAGCCTAGCACTTGCTGCCGGCTTAGAAGGTATTCGTGAACAAATTGACCCAGGCCATCCAAATGAGGATAACCTTTACGAAATCAATGATACAGAACGCAGAGATAGAGGGATTGAATTTCTTCCTCATACGCTGCAAGATGCAGTAGAAGCGTTTGCAACGGATCCTTTGGTGGAAGAAACCCTAGGCACAGAACTAAAACAAGAGTTTATCCGCTACAAAACTCTAGAATGGGAAGCGTACCATCTAACCATCAGTGAGTGGGAACGCGAACGTTACATGGACATGTTTTAA
- a CDS encoding creatininase family protein, giving the protein MDWAELSWEEIPDVLKAVNGAALLPIGATEQHGPHLACGVDTVVAKTVCDAVSTRTHVPVLPAMPYGCSLGHSSKWPGTISLDPVMLIQLVKQIGDWAYKSGVRRLFLVNGHVTNEAPLRCALEMLRAQYSDLMVNLTCTGKMSPRVDQFHHADAIDWHANDAETSLMMAVAPEQVRSHDFVRADDPDRTQDLVFAHPVNHTSLNGVTGFPSQASLDKGKQGFAWMVEDLTAIVEHGINECAPLTS; this is encoded by the coding sequence ATGGACTGGGCAGAACTTAGCTGGGAAGAGATTCCCGATGTATTAAAAGCCGTTAATGGAGCAGCATTGTTACCGATTGGTGCCACTGAGCAACATGGCCCTCACCTTGCGTGTGGCGTCGACACTGTAGTGGCCAAAACGGTATGTGACGCGGTATCAACACGCACGCATGTCCCGGTATTACCGGCGATGCCTTATGGCTGCTCTTTAGGCCATAGTAGCAAATGGCCGGGGACCATCTCCCTTGATCCAGTGATGCTTATTCAACTGGTAAAGCAAATTGGTGATTGGGCTTATAAAAGTGGGGTTAGACGCCTATTTTTAGTCAATGGTCATGTCACTAACGAAGCGCCTTTGCGCTGCGCACTGGAAATGCTGCGCGCACAATACAGTGACTTAATGGTGAATTTAACCTGCACTGGCAAAATGTCACCTCGCGTCGATCAATTCCATCATGCGGATGCCATAGATTGGCATGCTAATGATGCCGAAACCTCATTAATGATGGCCGTTGCGCCTGAGCAGGTTCGCAGTCACGATTTCGTCCGAGCTGATGATCCTGACCGCACCCAAGATTTGGTCTTTGCTCATCCTGTTAATCACACCAGTTTAAATGGAGTTACCGGTTTTCCAAGTCAAGCAAGTTTAGACAAAGGGAAACAAGGCTTTGCGTGGATGGTGGAAGATTTAACCGCCATCGTCGAACACGGCATCAATGAATGTGCGCCGTTAACGTCTTAA
- a CDS encoding ABC transporter ATP-binding protein, which produces MQNTTALPSYLDQSEQVRARFDAIKQRPVILDVKDLCKSYPSHQGTVEALRNVNFQIHRREFVCVIGPSGCGKSSLIRTLAGLETVTSGEILIDGKPVDGPGQDRGMVFQGYTLFPWLTVKKNVMFGLERAGKSKMEAESDALMWLDLVGLESFADHYPHQLSGGMKQRVAIARSLATQPRMLLMDEPFGALDAQTRTKMQSHLLDIWKNIDITVLFITHDLDEAVFLADRILVLKAHPGEVQELIEVPVPHPRSLDQLNSPEFLATRARVDELIHPPVNEEDELDISSRIIRLTNVNDNVI; this is translated from the coding sequence ATGCAAAACACTACAGCACTCCCAAGTTATTTGGATCAATCGGAACAAGTGCGCGCACGTTTTGATGCGATTAAGCAACGCCCGGTTATTTTAGATGTCAAAGATCTATGTAAAAGCTATCCATCCCATCAAGGCACCGTCGAAGCGCTAAGAAATGTTAATTTTCAGATTCATCGCCGTGAGTTTGTCTGCGTGATCGGACCATCGGGTTGCGGTAAATCCAGCCTGATTCGCACGCTGGCAGGATTAGAAACCGTCACCTCTGGCGAAATTCTTATCGATGGCAAACCTGTTGACGGACCAGGACAAGACCGCGGCATGGTGTTCCAAGGTTACACCTTATTCCCATGGCTGACGGTGAAGAAAAACGTCATGTTCGGTTTAGAACGGGCCGGTAAAAGCAAGATGGAAGCGGAATCTGATGCACTAATGTGGCTCGATTTAGTCGGCCTTGAATCTTTCGCCGATCACTACCCTCACCAACTTTCAGGGGGGATGAAGCAGCGTGTGGCTATTGCGCGCTCGCTCGCGACTCAACCTCGCATGTTGTTGATGGATGAACCGTTTGGCGCGTTGGACGCCCAAACGCGCACTAAAATGCAATCTCACCTGCTCGATATTTGGAAAAACATCGATATCACGGTGCTATTTATTACTCACGATCTCGATGAAGCGGTCTTCCTTGCCGATCGCATTTTGGTCTTGAAAGCACACCCGGGGGAAGTACAAGAATTGATTGAGGTTCCCGTTCCCCACCCTCGTTCTTTAGATCAACTTAATTCTCCCGAGTTCTTAGCCACTCGCGCCCGGGTGGATGAACTTATTCATCCGCCAGTAAACGAAGAAGACGAGCTGGACATTAGTTCACGCATCATTCGTCTCACAAACGTCAACGATAATGTGATTTAA
- a CDS encoding ABC transporter permease, translating into MSKMQWFAVRTELDPKKRLVLGTLSFLLPILIWAAVSYLPFIWHPKMEVTQPGGVDYFQVGMLVDKSLFADESKRMAEQHLALPQGNPANPVYLPGPIEVAKALYHGFTQKPLQPGAPWLHESLWHSIQIIFWGFVISSIIGVPLGIICGTYTAISRLFEPFIEFFRYLPAPAFGALAVAILGIYDGPKITIIIIGTLFQQVLIIANTARKFDFTLLEAALTLGTKKRHLLTKVVIPGILPDLYRDQRILLGWAWTYLIVAELIGTSSGITWYITQQARYQHFDNVFAAIFIIGFIGLGCDILLGLLGKKLFPWVVTNKA; encoded by the coding sequence ATGAGTAAAATGCAATGGTTCGCGGTGAGAACCGAGTTAGATCCAAAGAAAAGGTTAGTATTGGGAACCCTCTCATTCCTGCTACCCATATTGATTTGGGCAGCCGTTAGCTACCTACCCTTTATTTGGCATCCAAAAATGGAAGTCACACAACCCGGTGGGGTTGATTATTTCCAAGTGGGGATGCTAGTCGATAAATCTCTGTTTGCCGATGAAAGCAAACGCATGGCGGAGCAACACCTCGCACTGCCGCAAGGAAACCCGGCCAACCCAGTCTATTTACCTGGCCCGATTGAAGTTGCGAAAGCCTTGTATCACGGTTTTACCCAAAAACCGCTCCAACCGGGAGCACCTTGGCTGCACGAAAGCCTTTGGCATAGTATTCAAATTATTTTTTGGGGATTTGTCATTTCCTCCATCATCGGCGTGCCTTTAGGCATTATTTGCGGCACATACACCGCAATATCGCGACTTTTCGAACCCTTTATTGAATTTTTCCGTTACTTGCCAGCACCTGCTTTTGGCGCATTGGCAGTGGCGATCTTAGGTATTTACGATGGCCCTAAAATCACCATCATTATTATCGGCACCTTATTCCAACAAGTGCTGATCATTGCCAACACCGCGCGTAAGTTTGATTTCACCCTACTTGAGGCAGCACTTACTTTAGGCACTAAGAAACGACATTTACTCACCAAAGTGGTCATTCCGGGGATTTTGCCTGACTTGTATCGAGACCAACGTATTTTGCTCGGTTGGGCCTGGACTTATCTGATCGTTGCCGAACTTATCGGTACGAGTAGTGGTATCACTTGGTATATCACGCAGCAAGCGCGCTACCAACATTTCGATAATGTCTTCGCTGCCATTTTCATCATCGGCTTTATCGGTCTTGGCTGCGATATTTTACTCGGTTTACTTGGCAAAAAACTCTTCCCATGGGTTGTCACTAACAAAGCTTAA
- a CDS encoding ABC transporter substrate-binding protein: MFGVRKPSLIKRTLLKALIPVMASMAAFATQAETLKIGYSDWPGWVAWQVAIDKGWFDKAGVDVDFEWFDYSASIDAFAAGRVDAVTMTNGDALVTGASGAKSRMILVTDYSNGNDMIIGKPGIRSIKDLKGKKVAVEKGFVEHLLLLKGLEQNGMKESDVQIVNAKTNELPQVLASGEVSAIGAWQPVSGQSMKYTPGARPIYTSADEPGLIYDALAVNPASVAQHRADWLKVVKVWNKVVAYINDPKTRDDAVKIMAARVGVTPKEYLPILKGTRLLNLKEGMKVMHKGDTFESLYGSSAISDKFNVDNGVYTQPQKIASYIDDSLTKAALK, encoded by the coding sequence ATGTTTGGAGTAAGGAAACCTTCTTTAATTAAACGCACCCTTTTAAAGGCCCTCATTCCAGTGATGGCATCGATGGCCGCCTTTGCAACTCAAGCCGAAACGTTAAAAATTGGCTATAGCGACTGGCCTGGCTGGGTTGCATGGCAAGTTGCAATTGATAAAGGTTGGTTTGATAAAGCTGGCGTCGATGTCGATTTTGAATGGTTTGATTACTCAGCCTCTATCGATGCGTTCGCTGCGGGCCGAGTGGATGCGGTGACGATGACCAATGGCGATGCTCTGGTTACTGGTGCCAGCGGTGCAAAAAGCCGCATGATTTTGGTGACCGACTATTCAAATGGTAACGATATGATCATCGGCAAGCCGGGCATTCGCAGTATTAAAGATCTGAAAGGCAAAAAAGTAGCCGTAGAAAAAGGCTTTGTAGAACATCTTTTACTCCTTAAAGGCTTAGAACAGAACGGCATGAAAGAATCTGACGTGCAGATCGTCAACGCAAAAACCAACGAACTGCCACAAGTATTAGCCTCTGGCGAAGTCTCTGCAATCGGTGCTTGGCAACCTGTTTCTGGGCAATCAATGAAATACACCCCAGGTGCACGTCCTATCTACACATCAGCAGATGAACCGGGATTAATCTACGATGCACTTGCTGTTAACCCTGCTAGCGTAGCCCAACACCGTGCCGATTGGCTCAAAGTGGTGAAAGTATGGAATAAAGTTGTCGCTTATATTAACGATCCTAAGACCCGTGATGACGCTGTAAAAATCATGGCAGCTCGTGTTGGCGTCACACCAAAAGAATATTTACCTATTTTGAAAGGCACCCGTCTACTTAACCTAAAAGAAGGGATGAAAGTGATGCACAAAGGCGACACATTTGAGTCACTTTACGGATCTTCTGCTATTTCCGACAAATTTAACGTCGACAACGGCGTGTATACACAGCCGCAAAAAATCGCGTCATACATTGATGATTCTTTAACTAAAGCAGCACTTAAATAA
- a CDS encoding urea amidolyase associated protein UAAP1: MSSNFEPLLTDLIPGASHWSMVIPKGHTLRLKDVEGGANLSVLFYNPKNLLERYNAPDTLKCQHTFKLTTGNCLYSDMGRVFASIVRDDTGWIDTVTGVANKKKVADKWGDRDYQHERNHWKQNGYDALLVEVAKYGLGQRDIAANLNLFTKVSTDSEGMMHYTPEHSKAGDIIELRIEMDTLVVFTTCPHPMNPATDYPYKPVEVSVAKAAPMQEDDVCLNYRPENRRGFENNRRYHFTADLLTH, encoded by the coding sequence ATGTCATCAAATTTTGAACCACTCTTAACCGATTTAATTCCAGGTGCTTCGCACTGGTCAATGGTGATTCCGAAAGGTCACACGTTACGTTTGAAAGACGTCGAAGGCGGCGCGAATTTAAGCGTGCTGTTTTACAATCCAAAGAATTTGTTGGAGCGCTACAACGCGCCCGATACATTGAAATGCCAGCACACCTTTAAATTAACCACTGGTAATTGCCTATATTCCGATATGGGACGTGTGTTTGCTTCTATTGTTCGTGACGACACGGGTTGGATTGATACCGTGACAGGTGTGGCGAATAAGAAAAAAGTCGCTGATAAGTGGGGCGATCGTGATTATCAACACGAGCGCAACCATTGGAAACAAAACGGTTATGACGCTTTGTTGGTGGAAGTAGCAAAATATGGGCTAGGGCAACGCGATATCGCGGCTAACCTTAATCTCTTTACCAAGGTATCGACCGACAGTGAAGGCATGATGCACTACACCCCAGAGCATAGTAAAGCAGGGGACATCATTGAGCTACGTATCGAAATGGATACTTTAGTGGTCTTTACGACATGTCCGCATCCTATGAATCCTGCCACTGACTACCCTTACAAGCCAGTTGAAGTATCGGTCGCGAAGGCCGCACCAATGCAAGAAGACGATGTATGTTTGAACTATCGACCAGAAAACCGTCGTGGTTTTGAAAACAACCGTCGTTACCATTTCACTGCAGATTTACTGACTCACTAA
- a CDS encoding urea amidolyase associated protein UAAP2 encodes MIVESQLHPEQAVCRDVLPAGDYYLKEVKKGQTFRILDSEGNQAADTLFYNARNTAEHYSAVDTIREQGNVYLSTGTKLLSDQGNVLLEIVADTCGRHDTLGGACATESNTVRYAIERKCMHACRDIWLLALSEHPELGMDKRDITHNINFFMNVPITEEGGLTFEDGISAPGKYVEMKAHMDILVLISNCPQLNNPCNAYNPTPVELLIWD; translated from the coding sequence ATGATCGTTGAAAGCCAATTACACCCAGAACAAGCCGTGTGTCGTGATGTGTTGCCTGCGGGTGATTACTACCTAAAAGAAGTGAAAAAGGGTCAAACATTTCGCATCTTGGACTCAGAAGGTAACCAAGCAGCGGATACGCTGTTTTATAACGCTCGTAACACGGCTGAGCATTACAGTGCGGTCGATACCATCCGCGAGCAGGGCAATGTTTATTTGTCTACAGGGACCAAATTGTTGTCTGACCAAGGGAATGTGTTGCTAGAAATCGTTGCGGATACGTGTGGCCGTCATGACACCTTAGGCGGTGCGTGTGCCACAGAAAGCAACACAGTTCGCTATGCGATTGAGCGCAAGTGCATGCATGCTTGTCGTGACATCTGGTTGCTGGCACTCAGTGAGCATCCTGAGCTGGGTATGGACAAGCGTGACATCACTCATAACATCAATTTCTTTATGAACGTGCCTATTACTGAAGAGGGCGGCTTGACGTTTGAAGATGGCATTAGCGCTCCGGGTAAATACGTCGAAATGAAAGCTCATATGGATATTTTGGTGTTGATTTCTAACTGTCCACAGCTCAATAACCCATGTAATGCATACAATCCAACGCCAGTTGAATTACTGATCTGGGATTGA